One Purpureocillium takamizusanense chromosome 1, complete sequence genomic window carries:
- the TOP1 gene encoding DNA topoisomerase 1 (EggNog:ENOG503NUJJ~BUSCO:EOG09260MRU~COG:L) → MAYDSSDDDMPLARPNGRLSSSTISRSEDKALDRALPNGKASMVGLSLHNGPVEGGMDVDAPSVNGANKRKSRSSISKVNYRDNSDSDGEPLAKRPKPTSKPAESDSDDAPISKGRARKLPPSYDETALPDTSDDDDRPLGQRLAQQKAAIEKKAEVQAKAIRAKEAKAQKATPKKAMKDESDDEPLSKSATQKRRQSNGAPAKRKSNGVKKEESDSDAPISKKSKAKAVTPAKKGKSAPPAKDGKKAKPKEESDAEEEYAWWNAPKPEDDSIKWQTLEHNGVLFAPEYEPLPKHVKLLYDGKPVNLSKEAEEVATFWVAMMTPASSHHLDNPVFRKNFFTDFAEYIKKYGATDAQGNKVDIKSLDKCDFSKIYEYWSAKTEANKTKNLSKEEKEAAKAKKDAFEAPYLHCVWDGRKQKVGNFRVEPPSLFRGRGEHPKTGRVKTRVMPEQITINIGKKAKIPEPPAGHKWKAVQHDQKATWLAMWQENINGAYKYVMLGAASDVKGQSDYKKFEKARELKKHIDKIRKDYTRDLKSEVMADRQRATAMYLIDKLALRAGNEKDTENEADTVGCCSLKYEHITLEPPNKVTFDFLGKDSIRYNESAIVDPQVFKNLKLFKKPPKTDGDDLFDRLNTSQLNKHLNSCMPGLTAKVFRTYNASFTMSELLKSLHKDPRSKGSVAEKVKLYNDCNRKVAILCNHKRTVGAGHEQQMQKLGDRIKGLRYQKWRTKKMILDIDPTQKKKKGAAWFEPDEDLDEEWIKEHQQFLIEEQRTKITKKFEKENEKLKANKEKPMPEKELKERLHAVKELEQKFKKENRSKKVEAEGRGPTVEKFMAAIEKLDDRIKTLETQAEDRDGNKEVALGTSKINYIDPRLTVVFSKKFDVPIEKFFSKTLRDKFRWAIKSVEDTDDWEF, encoded by the exons ATGGCGTACGACAGTTCAGACGACGATATGCCCCTCGCGAGGCCCAACGGACGCC TCTCCTCGTCAACCATTTCGCGTTCCGAGGACAAGGCGTTGGATCGCGCCCTGCCCAACGGTAAGGCTAGTATGGTTGGTCTGTCCCTGCACAACGGGCctgtcgagggcggcatggatGTCGACGCTCCATCTGTCAATGGCGCCAACAAGCGCAAATCTCGATCGTCAATCTCCAAGGTCAACTACAGAGACAACTCCGACAGTGATGGTGAACCTCTA GCCAAGCGTCCCAAGCCCACCAGCAAGCCCGCAGAATCGGACTCCGACGACGCACCGATAAGCAAGGGGCGAGCAAGGAAGCTCCCTCCCTCGTACGATGAGACGGCGCTTCCCGACACTTCAGACGATGATGACCGCCCCTTGGGCCAACGCCTTGCTCAGCAAAAAGCCGCCATCGAGAAGAAGGCAGAAGTGCAAGCCAAGGCCATCCGCGCAAAAGAGGCAAAAGCGCAAAAGGCTACCCCTAAGAAGGCGATGAAAGACgagtccgacgacgagccactTTCCAAGTCGGCGACTCAAAAGCGCCGTCAGTCCAACGGAGCGCCCGCGAAGCGGAAGTCAAACGGTGTCAAGAAGGAAGAGTCAGATTCAGATGCCCCCATATCCAAGAAGTCGAAGGCGAAGGCGGTCACGCCCGCTAAGAAGGGCAAgtccgcgccgcctgcaAAGGACGGGAAGAAAGCCAAGCCAaaggaggagagcgacgcCGAAGAGGAGTACGCGTGGTGGAACGCCCCCAAGCCTGAGGACGACAGTATCAAATGGCAGACTCTTGAACACAATGGCGTGCTCTTCGCGCCGGAGTACGAGCCACTTCCCAAGCACGTCAAACTGCTGTACGACGGTAAGCCCGTGAACCTCAGTAAGGAAGCTGAGGAGGTGGCCACTTTCTgggtggcgatgatgacgcctGCTTCGTCTCATCACCTTGACAATCCCGTGTTCCGCAAAAACTTCTTCACCGACTTCGCCGAATACATCAAAAAGTATGGTGCCACGGATGCCCAAGGAAACAAGGTCGACATCAAGAGCCTTGACAAGTGCGACTTCTCCAAGATCTATGAATACTGGTCGGCCAAAACCGAGGCCAACAAGACCAAGAACCTGTCAAAGGAAGAGAAAGaagccgccaaggccaaaaAGGACGCCTTTGAGGCTCCCTACCTGCACTGCGTGTGGGATGGCAGGAAACAAAAGGTCGGCAACTTCAGGGTGGAACCGCCCAGTCTCTTCCGTGGTCGCGGCGAGCATCCCAAGACCGGCCGTGTCAAGACTCGCGTCATGCCAGAGCAGATTACCATCAACATCGGCAAGAAGGCCAAAATCCCTGAACCCCCGGCGGGGCACAAATGGAAGGCTGTCCAGCACGACCAGAAGGCCACCTGGCTTGCTATGTGGCAGGAGAACATCAACGGCGCTTACAAGTATGTAATGCTTGGCGCCGCCAGTGATGTCAAGGGTCAGAGCGATTACAAGAAGTTTGAGAAGGCCAGAGAGCTCAAGAAACACATCGACAAGATCCGCAAGGACTACACGAGGGATCTGAAGAGTGAGGTCATGGCTGACCGCCAGAGAGCTACTGCCATGTACCTGATCGACAAGCTCGCTCTCAGAGCCGGCAACGAGAAGGACACTGAGAACGAGGCGGACACGGTGGGATGCTGTTCATTAAAGTATGAGCACATCACTCTTGAGCCACCCAACAAGGTCACATTTGACTTCTTGGGCAAGGACAGCATCCGCTACAATGAGAGTGCCATCGTCGACCCTCAGGTTTTCAAAAACTTAAAGTTGTTCAAGAAGCCCCCGAAGACGGATGGGGACGATCTTTTTGATCGCTTAAAC ACTTCCCAGCTGAACAAGCACCTCAACAGCTGCATGCCCGGACTGACCGCCAAGGTGTTCCGTACTTATAACGCGTCCTTCACCATGTCGGAGCTTCTGAAGAGTTTGCACAAAGACCCTCGCTCCAAGGGGAGCGTCGCCGAGAAGGTGAAGCTTTACAATGACTGCAATCGTAAGGTTGCCATCCTTTGCAACCACAAGAGGACCGTTGGTGCCGGCCATGAGCAGCAGATGCAAAAGCTCGGCGATAGG ATCAAGGGCCTTCGGTACCAGAAGTGGCGGACAAAGAAGATGATACTGGACATCGACCCTACtcagaagaagaagaagggtgCGGCTTGGTTCGAACCCGATGAGGACCTCGACGAAGAATGGATCAAGGAGCACCAGCAGTTCCTcatcgaggagcagcggACCAAGATCACCAAGAAGTTCGAGAAGGAGaacgagaagctcaaggccaacaAGGAGAAGCCCATGCCTGAGAAGGAGCTTAAGGAGCGTCTTCACGCAGTAAAGGAGCTCGAGCAAAAGTTCAAGAAGGAGAATAGGAGCAAGAAGGTCGAGGCCGAAGGCCGCGGTCCCACAGTCGAGAAAttcatggccgccatcgagaagctcgacgaccGCATCAAGACGCTAGAAACGCAAGCTGAGGACCGCGATGGCAACAAGGAAGTTGCCCTTGGCACCTCCAAGATC AATTACATCGACCCGCGTCTTACTGTTGTCTTCTCCAAGAAGTTTGATGTACCCATCGAGAAGTTTTTCTCCAAGACGCTTCGGGACAAGTTCCGCTGGGCCATCAAGTCTGTGGAGGATACGGACGACTGGGAGTTCTAG
- the CRH1_2 gene encoding Licheninase (EggNog:ENOG503NUG7~CAZy:GH16~SECRETED:SignalP(1-28~SECRETED:cutsite=AAA-QT~SECRETED:prob=0.7831)~TransMembrane:1 (n10-23c28/29o368-387i)~COG:G), which yields MRIPCRPAYAAAASAAVAALFLFDTAAAQTWSLCNPLNTQCPPNTALGMTVNVDFRKGGVNSFAASGSPKYDSDGVSFTVSRGGDAPQLNSLFYIMFGRVDVVMKAAPGAGIVSSLVLESDDLDEIDMEWLGSNPDEMQSNYFGKGQTTSDNRGRFHAVQGTQTRWVKYSVVWTKDSIVWLVDDKALRELKQSDAASGQYPQTPMRIKFGAWAGGDPSFNAPGTVKWARGPTDYSKGPFSMRVQTIKIADYSTGKQYRYKDQTGSWESIEAVGGSINSNADGKAAPIVTATPTAGGGAPAATTFATVPVGGIGRDGSSATRTQTGWPWVAGASPTGGTIPSGWYMTPEGKIMRSNTGSAQAGSRPPTLLLAVVGSLAAGVFSLLHRLC from the exons ATGAGGATCCCGTGCAGACCGGCctatgcggcggcggcatcggcagcgGTCGCCGCCCTTTTCCTCTtcgacacggccgcggcgcagacCTGGAGCCTGTGCAACCCGCTCAACA CACAATGTCCGCCCAACACGGCCCTCGGCATGACGGTCAACGTCGACTTCCGCAAGGGCGGCGTCAACTCGTTCGCCGCGTCCGGCTCGCCCAAGTACGACTCGGACGGCGTGAGCTTCACCGtctcgcgcggcggcgacgccccgCAGCTCAACTCGCTCTTCTACATCATGTTTGGGCGCGTCGACGTGGTCATGAAGGCGGCccccggcgcgggcatcgtctcctccctcgtcctcgagtccgacgacctcgacgagatCGACATGGAGTGGCTCGGCTCCAACCCGGACGAGATGCAGAGCAACTACTTCGGCAAGGGCCAGACCACGTCGGACAACCGCGGCAGGTTCCACGCCGTCCAGGGCACGCAGACGCGCTGGGTCAAGTACTCGGTCGTCTGGACAAAGGACAGCATCGTctggctcgtcgacgacaaggccctgcgcgagctcaAGCAGTCggacgccgcctccggccAGTACCCGCAGACGCCCATGCGCATCAAGTTTGGCgcctgggccggcggcgacccgaGCTTCAACGCCCCCGGCACCGTCAAGTGGGCGCGCGGCCCGACCGACTACTCCAAGGGGCCCTTCTCCATGCGCGTCCAGACCATCAAGATCGCCGACTACTCCACGGGCAAGCAGTACCGCTACAAGGACCAGACGGGCTCCTGGGAGAgcatcgaggccgtcggcggctccATCAACAgcaacgccgacggcaaggccgcccccatcgtcaccgccacgcccactgccggcggtggtgcccccgccgccaccaccttcGCGACCgtccccgtcggcggcatcggccgcgacggcagctcCGCCACTAGGACCCAGACCGGCTGGCCCtgggtcgccggcgcgagcCCCACGGGCGGCACCATCCCCAGCGGCTGGTATATGACGCCCGAGGGCAAGATCATGCGCAGCAACACGGGCTCCGCCCAGGCCGGCAGTCGCCCTCCTAccttgctgctggccgtcgtgggctccctggccgccggcgtcttcAGCCTCCTACACCGGCTATGCTAG